In Bacillus pumilus, the sequence CGATATTGTCGCGCAGCCGCCGGGGAAAAAGCTGCAAAATTTAAGCCTGCTTTCAGGCGGAGAGAGAGCATTAACAGCGATCGCTTTACTATTTTCCATCTTAAAAGTCAGACCTGTTCCATTCTGCGTGTTAGATGAAGTAGAAGCAGCGCTTGATGAAGCCAATGTCTTCCGTTTTGCGCAATATTTAAAGAAATACAGCGAAGAAACACAGTTCATTGTCATTACGCACCGCAAGGGAACAATGGAAGAAGCAGATGTCCTGTACGGTGTCACAATGCAGGAGTCAGGCGTCTCAAAACTAGTATCCGTTAAACTAGAAGAAACGAAAGAGCTTGTCCAGTAATAAAAGGAGGTCTATGAACCAATGAGCTTTTTTAAGAAATTAAAAGAAAAATTTACGCAGCAAACCGATTCAGTATCAGAAAAGTTTAAAGATGGACTTGAAAAAACGAGAAACTCATTCCAAGGAAAAGTAAATGAACTGATTTCTCGCTATCGTAAGGTCGACGAAGACTTTTTTGAAGAATTAGAAGAAGTTCTTATCGGCGCTGATGTCGGTTTCACGACCGTGATGGAACTGATTGATGAGCTGAAAAAAGAAGTAAAATTAAGAAACATTCAAGACCCAAGTGAAGTACAGGTGGTCATCTCTGAAAAGCTTGTTGACATCTACAATAGCGGAGAGGAACAAATCTCTGCGCTGAACATCGAAGACGGGCGTTTAAATATCATTTTATTTGTGGGCGTCAACGGCGTTGGGAAAACAACGACCATTGGTAAGCTTGCAAACAAGCTGAAAAATGAAGGAAAATCCGTCATATTAGCAGCAGGAGATACGTTCCGTGCCGGTGCCATTGAGCAGCTTGAAGTATGGGGAGAGCGTTCAGGTGTCCCTGTCGTCAAACAGACGGCGGGCTCTGATCCAGCAGCGGTAATCTTTGATGCCGTTCAGTCAGCAAAAGCGAAAAATGCGGATGTCCTTATCTGCGATACAGCTGGAAGACTTCAAAACAAAGTCAACTTGATGAAAGAGCTGGAGAAGGTCAAAAGAGTCATTGAGCGCGAGGTCCCAGATGCACCGCACGAAGTACTGCTTGCCCTTGATGCAACAACAGGTCAAAACGCCATGGCACAAGCGAAGGAATTTTCTAAAGCGACAAATGTGACAGGAATTGCCTTAACAAAGCTTGACGGCACTGCAAAAGGCGGAATTGTGCTTGCGATTCGAAATGAACTGAACATCCCAGTGAAGCTTGTCGGTTTAGGTGAAAAGGTGGACGATCTACAAGAGTTCGATGCAGAATCATATGTGTATGGTTTATTTTCAGACGTGATTGATCAAGAAGACTAACAAAAATGCCGGCTAAGTTGCTGGCATTTTTGTTTATACACCGCCTCATGAAGTGACAAGATAAAAACTTGACACACAGGAGAGAACCGTGTAAACTTAGTTGATGTAAAGGGAATGAACTTAACAAAGGGGAGAGAGCCCATGACGCTTGAAAAAACAACGAGAATGAACTACTTGTTTGACTTCTATCAATCGTTGTTGACCGCAAAGCAAAAGAGCTACATGTCGCTTTACTACCTAGACGATTTTTCCCTCGGTGAAATTGCGGATGAATATGAAGTATCAAGACAGGCTGTTTATGATAATATTAAACGGACTGAAGCGATGCTCGAACAATATGAAGAAAAGCTGCTCTTGTTTAAGAAATTTAAAGAGCGTAAAGAACTTCTCAATAAACTGAGAGAGCTTGTAGCAGATTCCCCGCAAAAGGAAGAAGCAGAAGCTTTAATTGAATCGCTTGAGAAATTAGATTAGGAGGCGGCACAGTATGGCATTTGAAGGATTAGCCGACCGACTGCAGCAGACGATTTCAAAAATCCGCGGCAAAGGAAAAGTGTCAGAGCAAGATGTAAAAGAAATGATGCGCGAGGTACGCCTTGCCCTTCTTGAAGCTGACGTCAATTTTAAAGTAGTCAAAGACTTTGTGAAAAAAGTAAGCGAGCGGGCAGTTGGACAAGAGGTCATGCAAAGTCTTACCCCTGGACAACAGGTCATTAAAGTTGTAAAAGAAGAACTCACTGAATTAATGGGCGGGGAAGAGAGTAAAATCGCTGTGGCGAAAAAATCTCCGACAGTCATTATGATGGTCGGTCTTCAAGGGGCAGGTAAAACGACCACAACTGGGAAACTTGCCAATTTACTTCGCAAAAAACATAATCGCAAGCCGATGATGGTGGCTGCAGATATTTACAGACCGGCAGCGATCCAGCAGCTTCAAACCCTTGGGAAACAGCTTGATATGCCAGTGTTTTCATTAGGTGATCAAGTAAGTCCTGTCGAAATTGCCAAACAGGCAATTGAAAAAGCGAAAGAAGAACACCACGATTATGTCATTTTAGATACAGCAGGACGTCTTCATATCGATGAGGAATTGATGGATGAACTTCAGAAAGTAAAAGAAGTAGCAAATCCAGAAGAAATTTTCCTTGTTGTTGACTCTATGACAGGTCAAGATGCTGTCAATGTAGCAAAAAGCTTTAATGAACAGCTTGGCTTAACAGGTGTCGTTCTAACGAAACTAGACGGTGATACAAGAGGCGGAGCAGCACTTTCGATTCGTGCTGTCACAAATACGCCGATTAAATTCGCTGCACTAGGAGAAAAGCTTGATGCGATTGAACCATTCCACCCGGAGCGGATGGCATCAAGAATTCTTGGCATGGGAGATGTGCTCACACTTATTGAAAAAGCACAGGCAAACGTTGACCAAGATAAGGCGAAAGAACTTGAACAAAAAATGAGGACCATGAGCTTTACGCTTGATGATTTCCTCGAGCAGCTTGGCCAAGTTCGTAATATGGGTCCACTTGATGAGCTGATCCAAATGATGCCGGGAGCCGGTAAAATGAAAGGGCTCAAAAACGTCCAAGTAGACGAAAAGCAGCTCAATCACATCGAAGCGATTATTAAATCAATGACGACCGAGGAAAAAGAACAGCCAGAGGTCATTAATGCAAGCCGAAGAAAACGGATTGCAAAAGGAAGCGGAACATCTGTACAGGAAGTCAATCGCCTTTTAAAGCAATTTGACGAAATGAAAAAGATGATGAAGCAAATGACCAACATGTCCAAAGGAAAGAAAAAAGGCTTTAAATTACCATTTATGTAATTGGTTATACATGATAAAACCGTTGTTAAGAAAAAACACTTTACAAACCCTTTTATCATTGTTAATATACTATCTTGTTGAAATATTTTCGGAGGTGCTAGTAAAATGGCAGTAAAAATTCGTTTAAAACGTATGGGATCAAAAAGATCTCCTTTCTATCGTATTGTTGTAGCAGATTCTCGTTCACCACGTGACGGTCGTTTCATTGAAACAGTTGGAACTTACAACCCAGTGTTATCACCAGCTGAGGTGAAAATCAACGAAGAATTAGCGCTTAAATGGCTTCAAAATGGTGCGAAACCATCTGATACAGTTCGCAACCTTTTCTCAAGCCAAGGAATTCTTGAAAAATTTCATAATGCGAAAAACAGCAAATAATGAATGAGCTGTCCTTGGAAGAATTGATTGTGTCCATCGTCGAGCCACTTGTTGATTTCCCAGAAGATATTCATGTATCTTCATTAGAAAAAGATGAGCAGGTGATTTACACACTGTCTGTCAATGCCGAAGATACCGGAAAAGTGATCGGAAAGCAGGGGCGTACAGCAAAAGCGATACGAACAGTCATTTTTGCAGCAGGTGCAGAGTCTTCTAAGAAAGTTCAACTTGAGATTGCTGACTAAAAAGGGAGAGGGCTTAGGACCTCCCCTTT encodes:
- the rpsP gene encoding 30S ribosomal protein S16; this translates as MAVKIRLKRMGSKRSPFYRIVVADSRSPRDGRFIETVGTYNPVLSPAEVKINEELALKWLQNGAKPSDTVRNLFSSQGILEKFHNAKNSK
- a CDS encoding putative DNA-binding protein, producing MTLEKTTRMNYLFDFYQSLLTAKQKSYMSLYYLDDFSLGEIADEYEVSRQAVYDNIKRTEAMLEQYEEKLLLFKKFKERKELLNKLRELVADSPQKEEAEALIESLEKLD
- the ffh gene encoding signal recognition particle protein, whose amino-acid sequence is MAFEGLADRLQQTISKIRGKGKVSEQDVKEMMREVRLALLEADVNFKVVKDFVKKVSERAVGQEVMQSLTPGQQVIKVVKEELTELMGGEESKIAVAKKSPTVIMMVGLQGAGKTTTTGKLANLLRKKHNRKPMMVAADIYRPAAIQQLQTLGKQLDMPVFSLGDQVSPVEIAKQAIEKAKEEHHDYVILDTAGRLHIDEELMDELQKVKEVANPEEIFLVVDSMTGQDAVNVAKSFNEQLGLTGVVLTKLDGDTRGGAALSIRAVTNTPIKFAALGEKLDAIEPFHPERMASRILGMGDVLTLIEKAQANVDQDKAKELEQKMRTMSFTLDDFLEQLGQVRNMGPLDELIQMMPGAGKMKGLKNVQVDEKQLNHIEAIIKSMTTEEKEQPEVINASRRKRIAKGSGTSVQEVNRLLKQFDEMKKMMKQMTNMSKGKKKGFKLPFM
- a CDS encoding KH domain-containing protein, yielding MNELSLEELIVSIVEPLVDFPEDIHVSSLEKDEQVIYTLSVNAEDTGKVIGKQGRTAKAIRTVIFAAGAESSKKVQLEIAD
- the ftsY gene encoding signal recognition particle-docking protein FtsY, whose protein sequence is MSFFKKLKEKFTQQTDSVSEKFKDGLEKTRNSFQGKVNELISRYRKVDEDFFEELEEVLIGADVGFTTVMELIDELKKEVKLRNIQDPSEVQVVISEKLVDIYNSGEEQISALNIEDGRLNIILFVGVNGVGKTTTIGKLANKLKNEGKSVILAAGDTFRAGAIEQLEVWGERSGVPVVKQTAGSDPAAVIFDAVQSAKAKNADVLICDTAGRLQNKVNLMKELEKVKRVIEREVPDAPHEVLLALDATTGQNAMAQAKEFSKATNVTGIALTKLDGTAKGGIVLAIRNELNIPVKLVGLGEKVDDLQEFDAESYVYGLFSDVIDQED